A region of the Sphingobium sp. HWE2-09 genome:
GGACGGATAATTCCGACCAACTGAGCATGACTGTCTGGGGAAAGAATTTGGCGAACACATATTATTACGCTCAGCTTACCTCACAAGCAGGGTTATCCGATTTCGGGTCGCCGGCGGCACCGAGAACGTTCGGCGTCACCTTGGGTTACAAGTACAAATGATACGCCAGGCGACCATGCGCATGCATGGTCGCTTGAAGCGGTTATCCGGACTGGTAACTGGACCAGTTTGAATGATGTTAACAGAGCCGCCGTTCTTAGCAGAGTAAGTTGGGACAAGGTAAGCTCCGCCCCGACGCCGCATCCCAAAGTGCGGATCAAATAGCGACAGTATCGCCACCTTCGTCGTTCTGCGAAGGAAGTACCTAGCTTTCTAAAAGGAGATTTGAGATGTCTCAGGGTCCGGAAGAAATCTTAAAAGCTGCTTATGTAGAACTGCTGGATAATCACAACCTCGAAGGATTTCTCACATTTATAGCCGACGATGGAAAAATGATCGAAGCTAAGTCATTACCCTATGGTGGAGAATATTTCGGCATCGATGCGATACGACGCGCTTTAATGCATGTCATGGACTTCTTCAGCGAGCTGTCGTTCATTCCACACATCTATACCACTTCCGGCGAATGGGTTATCGCCTATGGTGATTTTTCGGTTACGGCGCGTCATTCGGGGAGATCTGTTTCCATCCCCCTGGCAGAGGCCTTTCACGTGGTCGACGGAAAAATAAAGCTATTCCATCCTGTTTACGGCGATACCGCCGCCATCCTCGAAATCCTGGCG
Encoded here:
- a CDS encoding nuclear transport factor 2 family protein: MSQGPEEILKAAYVELLDNHNLEGFLTFIADDGKMIEAKSLPYGGEYFGIDAIRRALMHVMDFFSELSFIPHIYTTSGEWVIAYGDFSVTARHSGRSVSIPLAEAFHVVDGKIKLFHPVYGDTAAILEILAK